The following coding sequences lie in one Salmo salar chromosome ssa13, Ssal_v3.1, whole genome shotgun sequence genomic window:
- the LOC106568163 gene encoding protein phosphatase 1 regulatory subunit 3B isoform X2, producing MPLYLSNDDFCYRTPKSLKPLRPCLNPCLRFKSSAPPKQIKSEGAIHEENGKPKRRVSFADHNGLALTKVKVYSLFDDAIDIPLNITELFSAALKLTDEDRLVLDFTQPSSDYLLFRQRLETELVCLENCMLKKRALAGTVKVKNLSFEKSLKVRLTFDTWKSYTDLECHYVKDTYTGSDRDTFSFEVSLPAALIPHEKEASLAMLGGTKANKKKKGGVLRILRFLDGGYILSVDDHNFNAQMGHFTDCMTGLINRHFSV from the exons ATGCCGCTCTACCTGTCGAACGACGACTTCTGCTACAGGACCCCAAAATCACTGAAACCACTACGACCCTGTCTGAACCCTTGCCTGAGGTTCAAATCCTCTGCTCCTCCTAAGCAGATTAAATCAGAGGGCGCTATTCATGAGGAGAATGGGAAACCCAAAAGGCGAGTGTCCTTTGCCGACCACAATGGCCTGGCCCTCACCAAGGTGAAGGTTTATTCCCTGTTCGACGATGCCATTGACATCCCACTCAACATCACAGAGCTGTTCAGCGCTGCGCTCAAATTAACAGATGAGGACAGACTGGTGCTGGATTTCACCCAGCCCTCTTCTGACTACCTGCTCTTCCGCCAGCGTTTGGAGACCGAGCTTGTCTGCTTGGAAAATTGCATGTTGAAAAAGAGGGCACTGGCTGGAACTGTGAAGGTAAAAAACCTGTCCTTCGAGAAGTCTCTAAAGGTGCGTTTGACCTTTGACACCTGGAAAAGCTACACTGACTTGGAGTGCCATTATGTCAAGGACACATACACAGGCTCGGACCGTGACACCTTCTCCTTCGAGGTTTCCCTTCCAGCTGCACTGATACCACACGAGAAG GAGGCCAGTCTTGCCATGCTCGGTGGAACAAAAGCAAATAAGAAAAAGAAAGGGGGTGTTCTAAGGATATTAAGGTTTTTGGATGGGGGCTATATACTCTCTGTGGATGATCATAACTTCAATGCTCAGATGGGACATTTTACTGATTGCATGACCGGTTTAataaacagacatttctcagtgTAG
- the LOC106568163 gene encoding protein phosphatase 1 regulatory subunit 3B isoform X1: MPLYLSNDDFCYRTPKSLKPLRPCLNPCLRFKSSAPPKQIKSEGAIHEENGKPKRRVSFADHNGLALTKVKVYSLFDDAIDIPLNITELFSAALKLTDEDRLVLDFTQPSSDYLLFRQRLETELVCLENCMLKKRALAGTVKVKNLSFEKSLKVRLTFDTWKSYTDLECHYVKDTYTGSDRDTFSFEVSLPAALIPHEKVEFAICYEVNGQTYWDSNQGQNYRIIQSALKSDGQGSFSSTQQMHSFDLGIHFDHYGSPRCSHGICPEWPRYSGYEEIRPYY, from the coding sequence ATGCCGCTCTACCTGTCGAACGACGACTTCTGCTACAGGACCCCAAAATCACTGAAACCACTACGACCCTGTCTGAACCCTTGCCTGAGGTTCAAATCCTCTGCTCCTCCTAAGCAGATTAAATCAGAGGGCGCTATTCATGAGGAGAATGGGAAACCCAAAAGGCGAGTGTCCTTTGCCGACCACAATGGCCTGGCCCTCACCAAGGTGAAGGTTTATTCCCTGTTCGACGATGCCATTGACATCCCACTCAACATCACAGAGCTGTTCAGCGCTGCGCTCAAATTAACAGATGAGGACAGACTGGTGCTGGATTTCACCCAGCCCTCTTCTGACTACCTGCTCTTCCGCCAGCGTTTGGAGACCGAGCTTGTCTGCTTGGAAAATTGCATGTTGAAAAAGAGGGCACTGGCTGGAACTGTGAAGGTAAAAAACCTGTCCTTCGAGAAGTCTCTAAAGGTGCGTTTGACCTTTGACACCTGGAAAAGCTACACTGACTTGGAGTGCCATTATGTCAAGGACACATACACAGGCTCGGACCGTGACACCTTCTCCTTCGAGGTTTCCCTTCCAGCTGCACTGATACCACACGAGAAGGTAGAGTTTGCCATCTGCTATGAAGTCAATGGCCAGACATACTGGGACAGCAACCAGGGCCAGAACTACAGGATTATCCAGTCTGCTCTGAAGAGTGATGGCCAGGGTAGCTTCAGCAGTACCCAGCAGATGCACTCCTTTGATTTGGGAATTCACTTCGATCACTACGGTAGTCCCAGGTGCTCCCATGGGATCTGCCCAGAGTGGCCAAGATATTCAGGATATGAGGAGATTCGACCTTACTACTGA